From Saccharomyces kudriavzevii IFO 1802 strain IFO1802 genome assembly, chromosome: 13, a single genomic window includes:
- the GIS4 gene encoding Gis4p (similar to Saccharomyces cerevisiae GIS4 (YML006C); ancestral locus Anc_5.526) yields the protein MQKSVRVGDYFDNDDNGLWSWYLTNLRLGDFEELIGNQLKYTLLKRFLNSHFYGDYNTSARPNKKILLVSIPENVHEDISILEIFLKDYFHLEKLEHIQISKLTHSHCYNHENHYLLTDNLNNFQDPTFLEFASTSWQVQKNSKTLNNNNRYLMHGSTISSSKTSTGQLKPNTLDDQWSNINTQTSTATRTNTNTRTLTSPDTADLSLTPTNGDNNNNDVLQSNENENAEEDAGEDATSSIVLNFSHSRTLASKANRLPKILPSYTNEDYTPSHSEIVSIDSFTGEDASSTYPGQDLSLTTARREDANDENDENESEDHYNRNSDGFHDEGNEQVSLGIESCVSYSSCSSSSIGSSVRYSLSGNRRDSLRNGNVDHTNATYVSELSSITSSIDNLTTSTTPEEEENLVQNNYDAREYISGEEDGEGADEDEDISSSDYSVLSILPSISICDSLGYFRLVLQSILIQDPDTKEIFTAIRQSNNKPTMASVTDDWLLYDSNFSMNNLQILTLQDLLDIKRSFPKILFYTMVIVTDSGHQQIEEEHKSSSHRGTVDTSKEEPLNSELSLSHDPQQYFPTAYNIDYDEYTDDEDEGDDASLSEQSGPQMYLPTRMASNVTTAHRSIRTVNSIGEWAFNRHNSVTKINKSDSNELDNSKEGVNRNSLGEPYPMAQLSNSSTTTSNFNHLLKKKNSYKLGSRDKNGSNSKNELKKIKTSINAMSAVERSKSLPLPTLLKSLSGIDNHTHGANKDRKRWKFQMNRFRNNKNNNSTNTDKSPRCAIM from the coding sequence ATGCAAAAATCTGTTAGAGTGGGCGACTATTTCGATAATGATGACAATGGATTATGGTCATGGTATTTAACAAACCTAAGGTTAGGTGATTTCGAAGAACTGATAGGAAATCAATTAAAATACAcgcttttgaaaagatttctAAATAGTCATTTCTACGGTGATTACAATACTTCAGCTAGGCCaaacaagaagattttGTTAGTTTCCATACCAGAGAATGTTCATGAGGACATATCCATACTAGAAATCTTCCTCAAAGATTActttcatcttgaaaaattggaacaCATTCAAATCTCAAAATTAACCCACTCTCATTGCTACAATCACGAAAATCACTATTTGTTAACTGACAATCTCaacaattttcaagatcCCACTTTTCTAGAATTTGCAAGTACAAGTTGGCaagttcaaaagaattCGAAGACtttaaataataataacaggTATTTAATGCATGGTTCCAcgatatcttcatcaaagacGTCAACTGGGCAACTAAAACCAAACACTTTAGACGATCAATGGTCAAATATAAATACACAAACATCAACAGCTACACGCACTAATACAAATACAAGAACTTTGACATCTCCAGATACAGCTGACTTGAGCCTCACGCCGACGAATGGtgataacaataataatgatgtGCTTCAaagcaatgaaaatgaaaatgccGAAGAGGATGCAGGAGAGGATGCAACAAGTTCTATAGTACTTAACTTTTCCCATTCACGAACACTAGCCTCAAAGGCAAATAGACTACCCAAAATTCTCCCATCATACACTAATGAAGATTACACACCGTCACATTCTGAAATAGTATCAATAGATAGTTTTACTGGCGAAGACGCATCATCCACATATCCTGGTCAAGATTTAAGTTTAACCACCGCAAGGCGTGAGGATGCAAACGATGAAAACGATGAAAACGAAAGTGAAGACCATTACAATCGGAATTCAGACGGTTTTCATGATGAAGGAAATGAACAAGTAAGTTTAGGCATAGAAAGTTGCGTTAGCTACTCCAGTTGTAGTAGTAGCAGTATTGGTAGCAGTGTCCGGTATAGTTTAAGCGGTAATAGGCGAGATAGCTTGAGAAACGGAAATGTTGATCATACCAACGCCACCTACGTTTCAGAATTGTCAAGCATAACAAGCTCCATAGACAATTTAACTACTTCCACAACTCCggaggaagaagagaatttgGTCCAAAATAACTATGATGCTAGAGAATATATATcaggagaagaagatggagaGGGGgctgatgaagatgaagatatctcttcttctgacTACTCAGTACTATCCATTCTACCTTCGATCTCAATTTGTGACTCATTGGGCTATTTTAGGCTCGTTTTGCAATCTATTTTGATTCAAGATCCAGACACGAAGGAAATTTTCACTGCAATTAGACAATCAAATAATAAACCGACAATGGCTAGTGTTACCGATGATTGGCTACTTTATgattccaatttttcaatgaataatTTACAGATTTTAACACTTCAAGATTTGCTAGATATCAAGAGATCATTcccaaaaattttattctaTACAATGGTTATCGTGACAGACTCAGGTCATCAACAAATCGAAGAGGAACATAAAAGCTCCAGCCACAGGGGTACTGTAGACACATCGAAAGAGGAACCTTTAAATTCAGAACTATCACTATCTCACGACCCACAACAGTATTTTCCGACTGCATATAATATCGATTATGATGAGTATACCGACGACGAAGACGAAGGTGACGATGCTTCATTGTCCGAACAGTCAGGCCCACAAATGTATCTACCAACTAGAATGGCATCTAACGTTACTACAGCACATCGTTCTATAAGAACTGTCAACAGCATTGGGGAATGGGCGTTCAATAGGCATAATTCTGTCACTAAGATTAATAAGAGTGATAGCAACGAGTTGGATAACTCTAAAGAAGGCGTGAATAGGAATTCATTGGGTGAACCTTATCCAATGGCACAATTGTCGAATTCCAGTACGACCACATCGAATTTCAACCActtattgaagaaaaaaaattcttacAAACTCGGCTCTAGAGATAAAAATGGAAGTAATTCTAAGaatgaattaaaaaaaattaagacCTCCATCAATGCCATGAGTGCGGTAGAAAGATCTAAAAGTTTACCGTTACCTACTTTGTTGAAGTCTTTAAGCGGTATAGACAATCATACTCATGGTGCTAACAAGGACAGAAAGCGTTGGAAGTTTCAGATGAATAGGTtcagaaataataaaaacaataattCTACGAATACCGATAAATCTCCACGTTGTGCCATTATGTAA
- the TRM12 gene encoding tRNA(Phe) (4-demethylwyosine(37)-C(7)) aminocarboxypropyltransferase (similar to Saccharomyces cerevisiae TRM12 (YML005W); ancestral locus Anc_2.302) has protein sequence MMSVEFVVTDVTLVKTIKVKLEDCGLFVKPIYSDKDGMVIKSSIASLKHPLAIEIGNVAGIKARVHEGDKYEHNNGRLEHQSNSIMEFTKGYLRDHVSGNDEISVLCLLDHLPLKYTIYPPLVLFNNSTVRSFNHPIWQKAFKLKFVDPNEFYSELLCFLCPNNPNKNANRHSKDRLLTHLAINNAIVESDILRRPFNIQPLYGELIDKDTSNGDDYTLWKNPSKEQLSSSIWCKVIQNGVTQIWSPVFTMFSRGNIKEKKRILATFPDICNNDVVDLYAGIGYFTFSYLAKSARTLFAFELNPWSVEGLKRGLKANGFDKTGNCHVYQESNEMCIQRITEFQAQNPGFQLRVRHINLGLLPSSRQGWPLAIKLIHLQGASLTTVTMHIHENVHIKAINDGSFEKDVVTEIGAINESIILTENRNTKLQFVNSKLERIKTFAPDVWHVCLDVDVIVST, from the coding sequence ATGATGTCAGTAGAATTTGTAGTAACTGATGTCACATTGGTAAAAACCATAAAAGTCAAGTTGGAAGATTGTGGCCTATTCGTTAAACCTATTTATTCCGATAAGGATGGAATGGTTATTAAATCTTCTATTGCAAGCCTAAAACATCCATTAGCTATTGAAATCGGCAATGTTGCAGGCATTAAAGCTCGGGTCCATGAAGGTGATAAGTATGAACATAATAATGGGCGTTTAGAACATCAAAGCAACAGTATTATGGAATTTACAAAAGGTTACTTGAGAGACCATGTATCCGGTAATGATGAGATATCTGTATTATGTTTATTGGATCATTTACCCTTAAAGTACACGATATACCCCCCATTGGTTCTGTTCAATAATTCTACGGTAAGGTCATTCAATCATCCAATCTGGCAGAAAGCGTTTAAATTAAAATTCGTCGATCCAAATGAGTTCTACAGCGAGTTATTGTGTTTCCTTTGTCCCAATAATCCGAATAAAAATGCGAATCGCCACTCCAAAGATCGATTGCTGACTCATTTAGCTATAAACAATGCTATTGTGGAGTCAGACATTTTGCGAAGACCGTTCAATATTCAACCGTTATATGGGGAACTAATTGATAAGGATACTTCAAACGGTGATGATTATACGTTGTGGAAAAATCCAAGTAAAGAACAACTAAGCTCAAGCATATGGTGCAAAGTCATACAAAACGGCGTGACACAGATTTGGTCACCAGTTTTTACTATGTTTAGTAGGGGAAATATCaaggagaagaagaggattCTGGCGACTTTCCCAGATATTTGCAATAATGATGTGGTCGATTTATATGCGGGTATAGGCTATTTCACTTTTAGCTACTTGGCAAAGAGCGCCAGGACCCTTTTTGCATTTGAGTTGAACCCTTGGAGTGTAGAAGGACTGAAACGAGGGTTAAAGGCAAATGGCTTTGATAAAACTGGTAACTGCCACGTCTATCAAGAATCTAATGAAATGTGCATTCAAAGAATCACCGAATTTCAAGCTCAGAATCCAGGATTTCAGTTGCGTGTTAGGCATATAAATTTGGGCCTCCTTCCTTCAAGTAGGCAAGGATGGCCATTAGCAATCAAGCTAATTCATCTGCAAGGAGCTTCCTTGACAACAGTGACGATGCACATACACGAAAATGTACACATAAAAGCAATCAATGATGGAAGCTTCGAAAAGGATGTCGTTACAGAAATTGGCGCGATTAATGAGTCGATCATACTGACTGAAAATCGTAACACAAAACTCCAATTTGTAAATTCTAAGCTTGAACGTATAAAGACCTTTGCACCGGATGTTTGGCATGTATGCCTTGATGTCGACGTTATAGTAAgtacataa
- the GLO1 gene encoding lactoylglutathione lyase GLO1 (similar to Saccharomyces cerevisiae GLO1 (YML004C); ancestral locus Anc_6.305), producing MSSDNTYYPIKIEKASHDPTLLLNHTCLRVKDPARTVEFYTKYFGMKLLSRKDFQEAEFSLYFLSFPRDNISKNRDGEPDVFSVEGILELTHNWGTEKDSDFKINSGNEEPYRGFGHICFSVSDINKTCEELESQDVKFKKRLSDGRQKDIAFALDPDGYWIELITYSREGQEYPKRPVGNKFNHTMVRVKNPNRSLEFYQNVLGMKLLRTSEHENAKFTLYFLGYGVPKGNSVFSCEGVLELTHNWGTEDDPNFEYHNGNSEPQGYGHICISCDDAGALCKEIETKYGDKIQWSPKFSQGKMKNIAFLKDPDGYSIEVVPHGLVV from the coding sequence ATGTCCAGTGATAATACTTACTATCCAATcaagattgaaaaagcCTCGCACGATCCAACACTTTTGCTCAATCATACATGCTTGAGAGTTAAGGATCCAGCAAGGACCGTTGAGTTCTACACCAAGTATTTCGGTATGAAGCTATTGAGCAGAAAGGATTTTCAAGAAGCGGAATTCAGCTTATATTTCCTGAGCTTTCCAAGGGATAACATATCCAAAAACAGGGACGGCGAACCTGACGTTTTCAGCGTAGAGGGTATTTTAGAATTAACCCACAATTGGGGTACTGAAAAAGATTCAGACTTCAAGATCAACAGCGGGAATGAAGAGCCGTATCGTGGATTTGGGCATATCTGTTTTTCTGTGTCCGATATCAATAAAACTTGTGAGGAATTAGAGTCTCAAGATGTCAAATTTAAGAAGAGACTTTCTGATGGAAGACAAAAAGATATCGCCTTTGCATTGGATCCTGATGGATACTGGATTGAGTTGATCACGTATTCCAGAGAAGGACAAGAATATCCAAAACGCCCTGTTGGTAACAAGTTCAACCATACTATGGTTCGTGTTAAGAATCCAAATAGATCTTTGGAATTTTACCAAAATGTGTTAGGCATGAAATTATTAAGAACTAGTGAGCATGAAAACGCTAAGTTCACATTATATTTCCTCGGTTATGGCGTTCCAAAAGGAAATAGCGTCTTCTCATGTGAAGGTGTACTGGAATTAACTCACAATTGGGGAACAGAGGATGATCCAAATTTCGAGTACCACAACGGTAATTCTGAGCCACAAGGTTATGGTCACATTTGCATAAGTTGCGATGATGCCGGCGCCCTTTGTAAAGAGATCGAAACTAAATACGGTGATAAGATCCAATGGTCTCCTAAATTTAGCCAGGGTAAAATGAAGAACATTGCATTCTTGAAAGATCCTGATGGATATTCCATTGAAGTTGTTCCACATGGTTTGGTTGTCTGA
- the VRL1 gene encoding Vrl1p (similar to Saccharomyces cerevisiae YML003W), translating to MSVYHLPTLLNPLINAIFNCPEPEKSPLKKLFANLKTRRFILLAPPLRFLLNYHDVKTKLPLHELCYNVDFINSHILLTTENSYLNTTLRDSHYETLDGKAVVIQWKNNIIHALNGFPIRQRLKILETKVLPNFNDYFEGAADFAILFIDQPLNCEVAPNDYLKCFDSYEEVPKNAQSVSNLPVNSYEQERSSFDNILHIHSARLAQLGQLFSNYRRLAPNDDPSKKMFEDIVQQSFDGMKSDSLFKNFSNLYDLIHDYFELNLYDDIWSRLVTHFKGYEVDTEKYKYFSVNQLLADFFSKDFKEFKLSDITFIERRVNVASKHFQKLTLTHSYAEKSKILVETLQQLSGPTEISSHQQELPNGLNSLTMDADTLLSLFVLVVCRSEQKHLKSHLYYLQNFSNNPSSTKFGILGYAISTLEAVVCYFEDFDKNNENLAKANVSYQKTRELLDKLSSENPTNEIENLATYEDNLQYRNEQGQSILSICITNTKNCILLDVLTEYEDLFPMEDILEDETLDGSTLLIESIKTGNIEAAKILIGIMLLNCSEGELVSYVNKADKYARTVAHYLTHEMDILKSIGSYVDWKRKNSSGQTPLFSIFRTYDQPNYEEMVKIAFNIANSWYQKHNSSFDYLDHTDSKGNSLLHILKSDVSILLQLSKLDINGRNYKGLTPLMIYVKYKRISNIDAITKDSRLILEKVQNSTFFTCFDYAKDHSVLSKIGERGARDSLFGLVYLHSLRYHNLNATTNITTASNTDKPFLTTVINMKTIQGLLRSILKDNQFTFLPLNSYIDEISHLNRSDLTIIGKADVRSLLHKLTNCFNVLLFLKKVPQNLFTDEASVLYWMRINTSKRNQKPPSKDNPKTMEPEEINMIQSFLRFNFDEISSFKASLNILRKILIFLSLKSNDFEDTYDSLREMGRKIINGEAADAFARIFTNHNMFSDLALAELLEHVSFLEQCTIQLSTFVQTILFDKITKWWKHYGEFLALQKNYRKAFPSVVKPKSATDTPSHIPLGSFIETKREQSEQRLAVQIKASSKILKELGSEIFTAHEKLAEELSNYMEFRKACLDQRTIVAFATTNIGIFQEYI from the coding sequence ATGTCGGTTTACCATCTACCAACGCTGCTGAATCCGTTAATCAATGCTATATTTAACTGCCCTGAACCAGAGAAGTCGCCATTGAAAAAGCTTTTCGCTAACTTAAAAACCCGTAGGTTCATCCTCCTAGCGCCTCCTTTAcgctttcttttgaattacCATGATGTCAAAACCAAGTTGCCGCTACATGAACTTTGTTATAATGTTGACTTTATAAACTCTCACATATTGCTAACGACCGAAAACTCTTATTTAAACACGACTTTACGAGACAGTCACTATGAAACGTTAGATGGTAAAGCCGTTGTTATCCAATGGaagaataatatcattCATGCCTTGAACGGGTTTCCTATAAGGCAAAGACTTAAGATTTTAGAAACAAAAGTTTTACCTAACTTCAATGACTACTTTGAGGGAGCCGCAGATTTTGCTATATTATTCATAGATCAGCCATTAAATTGTGAAGTTGCTCCCAACGACTACTTAAAATGTTTCGATAGTTATGAAGAGGTGCCAAAAAATGCACAATCTGTGTCTAACCTGCCAGTAAATTCAtatgaacaagaaagatcATCGTTTGACAATATATTGCATATTCATTCTGCTCGTTTAGCACAACTGGGTCAACTGTTTTCCAACTATAGAAGACTTGCTCCCAATGATGACCCGTCTAAAAAGATGTTTGAAGATATTGTGCAACAATCGTTTGACGGAATGAAATCCGATTcactcttcaaaaatttttctaatCTATATGACCTTATTCATGATTACTTTGAATTGAACCTTTATGATGACATTTGGTCTAGACTTGTTACACATTTCAAGGGCTACGAAGTGGAcactgaaaaatataagTATTTTTCAGTAAATCAGTTATTGgcagattttttttcaaaagatttcaaGGAGTTCAAGTTAAGTGACATTACTTTCATTGAAAGACGCGTTAATGTAGCATCTAAACATTTCCAGAAGCTGACCTTAACTCATTCATACGCGGAAAAATCTAAGATCTTAGTTGAGACTTTGCAGCAATTATCAGGGCCCACCGAAATAAGCTCCCATCAACAAGAATTGCCAAATGGTCTAAACAGTTTAACAATGGATGCAGACACTTTATTAAGCCTTTTTGTACTTGTTGTCTGTAGGAGTGAGCAAAAGCACCTGAAAAGCCATCTTTATTATCTGCAAAACTTTTCGAATAACCCGTCTTCCACAAAATTCGGGATTTTAGGGTATGCCATATCTACACTGGAAGCCGTAGTTTGCTATTTCGAAGACTTtgacaaaaataatgaaaatttggCGAAAGCAAACGTGTCATACCAAAAAACAAGAGAGTTATTGGATAAATTGTCAAGTGAAAACCCCACAAACGAAATAGAAAATCTAGCGACATATGAGGATAATTTGCAATACAGAAACGAACAAGGCCAATCCATTTTATCCATATGTATAACCAATACTAAAAACTGCATCTTACTAGACGTTCTCACTGAATATGAAGATCTTTTCCCAATGGAAGATATCCTAGAAGATGAAACTTTGGATGGTTCTACCCTACTTATAGAATCAATCAAAACGGGAAACATAGAAGCTGCAAAAATACTTATTGGGATTATGCTGCTTAACTGTTCTGAAGGTGAGCTGGTTTCGTACGTCAATAAAGCAGACAAATATGCACGAACTGTAGCACATTATCTAACCCATGAAATGGATATACTTAAAAGCATTGGAAGTTATGTTGATTGGAAGCGAAAAAATTCTAGTGGACAAACACCtttattttccatatttAGAACTTACGATCAACCAAACTATGAAGAAATGGTAAAGATAGCCTTCAATATTGCAAATAGTTGGTATCAAAAGCACAACAGCTCGTTTGACTATCTAGATCACACCGACAGTAAAGGTAATAGCCTGCTGCATATTCTGAAATCTGACGTTTCAATCCTCTTACAGCTATCTAAGCTAGATATTAATGGAAGGAACTACAAAGGTCTAACTCCATTGATGATATATGTCAAGTACAAGAGGATAAGTAACATCGATGCCATTACAAAAGATAGTCGATTAATACTAGAAAAGGTTCAAAACTCGACCTTCTTTACTTGCTTCGATTATGCAAAGGACCACTCGGTACTAAGCAAAATAGGGGAAAGAGGAGCAAGGGACTCACTTTTTGGATTGGTTTACCTTCATTCCTTACGATATCATAATTTAAATGCTACGACGAATATAACAACCGCTTCAAATACGGACAAACCTTTCCTAACAACGGTTATAAACATGAAAACAATCCAGGGCTTACTACGCTCAATTTTAAAAGACAATCAGTTTACCTTTTTACCATTAAATAGCTATATCGATGAAATCTCGCATTTAAACCGTTCTGACTTGACGATAATTGGAAAAGCAGACGTCAGGTCGCTACTGCACAAATTAACTAACTGTTTCAACGTGCTCTTATTCTTAAAAAAAGTTCCACAAAATTTGTTTACCGATGAGGCTTCTGTTTTGTATTGGATGCGCATAAACACTTCCAAACGAAATCAGAAACCTCCCAGCAAGGATAATCCCAAAACCATGGAGCCAGAAGAAATTAATATGATACAAAGCTTTTTGCGCTTTAATTTTGATGAGATTTCGTCATTTAAGGCAAGTCTGAATATTCTAAGGAAGATATTAATATTTCTTAGTTTGAAGTCCAATGACTTTGAAGATACGTACGACAGCCTTCGAGAAATGGGCAGAAAAATCATTAACGGTGAAGCCGCCGATGCCTTTGCAAGGATTTTCACAAATCATAACATGTTCAGTGATTTAGCACTCGCCGAACTACTAGAGCATGTGAGTTTCCTAGAACAATGTACCATTCAGCTATCTACTTTCGTCCAAACAATCTTGTTTGATAAAATCACGAAATGGTGGAAGCATTACGGTGAATTCCTTGCTTTACAGAAAAACTACCGAAAGGCATTCCCTAGTGTAGTTAAACCGAAAAGCGCAACGGATACTCCCAGTCATATCCCACTTGGTAGTTTTATCGAAACCAAGCGTGAGCAATCAGAGCAACGGCTGGCAGTTCAAATTAAGGCCTCCTCAAAAATCCTCAAGGAACTTGGAAGTGAGATCTTTACGGCCCATGAAAAGTTAGCTGAAGAGCTAAGCAATTATATGGAGTTCAGAAAGGCATGTTTGGATCAGCGTACCATTGTAGCATTTGCTACAACCAATATCGgcattttccaagaatatatataa
- the YPT7 gene encoding Rab family GTPase YPT7 (similar to Saccharomyces cerevisiae YPT7 (YML001W); ancestral locus Anc_6.24) yields MSSRKKNILKVIILGDSGVGKTSLMHRYVNDKYSQQYKATIGADFLTKEVTVDGDKVATMQVWDTAGQERFQSLGVAFYRGADCCVLVYDVTNASSFENIKSWRDEFLVHANVNSPETFPFVILGNKIDAEESKKVVSEKSAQELAKSLGDIPLFLTSAKNAINVDTAFEEIARSALQQNQADTEAFEDDYNDAINIRLDGENNSCSC; encoded by the coding sequence ATGTCttctagaaaaaagaatattctgAAAGTGATCATCTTAGGTGACTCTGGTGTCGGTAAGACCTCCTTGATGCATCGTTATGTCAATGATAAGTATTCTCAACAATATAAAGCAACAATTGGAGCTGATTTTTTAACGAAGGAGGTTACAGTTGACGGTGATAAAGTTGCCACTATGCAAGTGTGGGATACTGCTGGACAGGAACGTTTCCAATCCCTGGGTGTTGCTTTCTACAGAGGTGCAGATTGTTGCGTTTTGGTTTACGATGTGACCAATGCTAGTTCATTTGAGAACATCAAGTCTTGGCGGGATGAATTTTTAGTACATGCAAATGTAAATTCACCGGAAACATTTCCATTTGTCATACTGGGGAATAAGATCGATGCTGAGGAATCCAAAAAAGTTGTATCTGAAAAGTCAGCTCAAGAACTTGCAAAATCACTGGGTGATAttcctttgtttttaaCAAGTGCCAAAAACGCTATAAACGTTGATACCGCGTTTGAGGAAATCGCGAGAAGTGCTCTACAACAGAATCAAGCTGACACAGAagcttttgaagatgacTATAATGATGCCATCAACATTCGCCTTGATGGAGAGAATAACTCTTGTAGCTGTTAA